Proteins found in one Phoenicibacter congonensis genomic segment:
- a CDS encoding YtxH domain-containing protein, translating to MSKFGCFASGVVVGALGGGIAALLLTPKTGEENRALVADYATNIANNAQTYSDQVAASFQDGIKQASTVGGNFVGNVKSTVETAGTQFNDRNDELRAKIEAARDRIAQQVKKNAEQDEAEDDEVSPAEVESEETAEE from the coding sequence ATGTCTAAATTTGGATGCTTTGCAAGCGGAGTAGTTGTTGGTGCTCTGGGCGGTGGAATTGCAGCCCTTCTCTTAACTCCAAAAACAGGTGAAGAAAATCGTGCGCTCGTGGCTGATTACGCCACTAATATTGCAAACAATGCTCAAACTTACAGCGACCAAGTTGCTGCTTCTTTCCAGGACGGCATTAAACAAGCAAGCACTGTAGGTGGCAATTTTGTTGGCAACGTAAAGAGCACAGTGGAAACTGCAGGAACGCAATTTAACGACAGAAACGATGAGCTTCGCGCAAAAATTGAAGCTGCCCGAGATCGCATAGCTCAACAGGTAAAGAAAAATGCTGAGCAGGATGAAGCTGAAGACGATGAAGTTTCTCCAGCAGAAGTTGAGTCTGAAGAGACTGCTGAAGAATAG
- a CDS encoding lipopolysaccharide biosynthesis protein — translation MKLRAERKAFSSKPRKQNWITRQVNQWFDRVVGAMKGDGLAEQEAIYGSHQTTRDFLWNSIGTACWSFVFPVVTMVSTQLVGVEQAGRISMAFVIGLLLMFVGNFGTRAYQASDIKREHSFMDYQATRWVTCVLMLLAGWWYCGFRGYTGDMNAIVTAVLVYRCVDALADVYEGRLQQCDKLYLAGISQAVRSIAALFFFCIFLLITRNSATACWAMAIVAAITFFVLTLPLALLETQKSHGFSLSSVWKLLKITAPLFLAVFLFNVIENMPKLVMEGALDYDAQLYFNALYFPAQCILILGQLVYKPLILRMADVWQDDKKRRKFDVLILAILLVIVAITAGAWAFMASFGIPVMSFFYGVDFENYRKLSYVMIATGGVTCAIDFIYQVITVMRRQKDVMTLYCVTFAFSLFIPSLLIGFEGLDGAILSYLIIESILLVLLVWEYFRIRGDLTRESQIRKETEEKVRKSFLDLMEDQPMGEGK, via the coding sequence ATGAAATTAAGAGCTGAGAGGAAAGCTTTTAGCAGCAAGCCTCGCAAGCAAAACTGGATAACACGCCAGGTTAATCAATGGTTTGATCGCGTTGTTGGCGCGATGAAGGGTGATGGTCTTGCTGAGCAAGAAGCAATTTATGGTTCTCATCAAACAACCCGAGATTTCCTTTGGAATTCCATTGGTACTGCCTGCTGGTCTTTTGTTTTTCCAGTAGTTACGATGGTTTCAACTCAACTAGTTGGTGTTGAGCAAGCCGGCAGAATTTCAATGGCGTTTGTCATTGGTCTTTTGCTCATGTTTGTAGGCAATTTTGGAACCCGTGCCTATCAAGCATCTGACATTAAACGCGAGCATTCCTTCATGGATTATCAAGCCACACGTTGGGTTACGTGTGTTTTAATGCTGTTGGCGGGCTGGTGGTATTGCGGTTTTCGTGGATACACCGGTGACATGAACGCAATTGTCACCGCTGTGCTTGTTTACAGATGTGTTGATGCTTTGGCAGATGTTTACGAAGGGCGACTTCAACAGTGCGACAAACTATATCTTGCAGGCATTTCGCAGGCGGTTCGCTCAATTGCAGCGCTCTTTTTCTTTTGTATTTTCCTTTTGATAACAAGAAACTCAGCAACTGCTTGCTGGGCAATGGCTATTGTTGCCGCAATTACTTTTTTTGTTTTGACTTTGCCTCTGGCACTTCTTGAAACACAGAAATCTCATGGATTTAGTCTTAGTAGCGTTTGGAAACTCCTAAAAATCACGGCGCCGCTATTCTTGGCGGTGTTTCTTTTCAATGTCATCGAAAACATGCCAAAACTCGTGATGGAGGGAGCGCTTGACTACGACGCCCAGCTCTACTTCAATGCTCTATATTTCCCAGCTCAATGCATATTAATACTGGGTCAGCTTGTCTATAAACCTTTGATTTTGCGAATGGCCGACGTTTGGCAAGATGACAAAAAGAGACGCAAATTTGATGTTCTGATTCTTGCTATATTGCTGGTGATAGTTGCGATTACAGCAGGAGCTTGGGCTTTTATGGCTTCATTTGGAATTCCAGTTATGAGCTTTTTTTATGGTGTCGATTTCGAGAATTATCGCAAACTTTCATATGTCATGATTGCAACTGGTGGTGTCACTTGTGCCATCGATTTTATTTATCAAGTGATTACTGTAATGCGCCGTCAAAAGGATGTTATGACGCTGTATTGCGTTACTTTTGCTTTCTCTCTCTTTATTCCGTCGTTGCTCATCGGATTTGAAGGTCTTGACGGTGCTATTCTGTCCTATTTAATAATAGAATCTATTTTGTTGGTGCTTCTTGTTTGGGAATATTTCAGAATCAGGGGCGATTTAACCAGGGAATCTCAAATTCGCAAAGAGACTGAAGAAAAGGTTCGCAAGTCTTTTCTTGATTTGATGGAAGACCAGCCAATGGGTGAGGGGAAATAA
- the yidC gene encoding membrane protein insertase YidC — protein sequence MIEAITNALMLIVQPCYDISGNWWISILLFTLITKVILFPMSLWCQWNSIVMVKIMPALNRLKIKYYGDKETIGEKQNEMYKEKHYHPMLSLIPLAVQVLILFGLVDVIHVITDNGAPGTEFLGLVPIEDGGVSWIMPVLAGLSAVIMGFAQNRINPLQKEQSKAEKNMTNGLSIGLSLFLGVFVAAGMCFYWIVSNFSAIIIQAICNICIKPKKYIDYEDLQASREELEALESLDGAEKKKWYQKDPLAKREKRDYKKFLHVVDKHMVFYSEGSGFYKYFKGAIEYLLKNSKGNIHYVTNDPDDQIFKIAETEPRIRPYYIGQKKAITLMMKMDADVVAMTLEDFDNYYIKRSYVRDDIEYVFFFHHMTSTHLAARKEAYDKFDTLLCTGPHQVKEVRQAEKIYNLSAKNLVECGYPLLDEEIEAFSELTSGNDKPTILIAPSWQEDCILDSCIDDMLKSMLGRGWKIIVRPHPEYTKRYGARWKALQANYENVSEDELYFEKDFSSNKTIFSSDILITDWSSVSAEFAFSTCKPVVFMDTKMKVSNPNWKDLGIEPVDITLRNEIGKSLDPAKANEIGDVLAEMIEHQSSWHDKIKEIRNKTIFNIGESANVAGEYLLQEILTKQAEKHEEEKGD from the coding sequence TTGATAGAAGCAATCACCAATGCACTAATGCTGATAGTGCAGCCATGTTATGACATTTCTGGAAACTGGTGGATTTCAATCCTTTTATTTACACTCATTACAAAAGTAATTCTGTTCCCAATGTCACTTTGGTGCCAATGGAACAGCATCGTAATGGTAAAAATCATGCCAGCCCTCAACCGCCTGAAAATAAAATATTATGGCGATAAAGAAACAATTGGCGAAAAGCAAAATGAGATGTACAAAGAAAAGCACTACCACCCAATGCTTTCTCTAATCCCCCTTGCAGTGCAAGTTCTAATTTTGTTTGGCCTTGTTGACGTGATTCATGTCATAACCGACAATGGCGCGCCAGGAACAGAATTTTTAGGACTCGTCCCGATTGAAGACGGCGGAGTTTCTTGGATAATGCCTGTTCTTGCAGGGCTTTCTGCTGTTATTATGGGCTTCGCGCAAAACAGAATCAACCCTCTTCAAAAAGAACAATCAAAAGCCGAAAAGAACATGACCAACGGTTTGTCAATTGGCTTGTCATTGTTTCTTGGCGTTTTTGTTGCAGCAGGAATGTGCTTTTATTGGATTGTCTCTAACTTCTCAGCAATTATCATTCAGGCAATTTGCAACATTTGTATCAAACCTAAAAAATACATTGACTACGAAGATTTGCAAGCAAGTCGCGAAGAACTAGAAGCGCTAGAGTCCCTTGACGGAGCAGAGAAAAAGAAGTGGTATCAGAAAGATCCGCTTGCAAAACGTGAAAAACGAGATTACAAGAAATTCTTGCATGTTGTTGATAAACACATGGTTTTTTATTCTGAAGGAAGTGGTTTCTATAAATATTTCAAAGGCGCAATTGAATATCTCTTAAAGAATTCAAAAGGCAACATTCATTATGTAACCAACGACCCAGACGATCAAATTTTTAAAATTGCGGAAACGGAACCTCGAATTCGCCCCTACTACATCGGTCAAAAGAAAGCCATCACGCTCATGATGAAAATGGACGCCGATGTTGTCGCGATGACACTTGAAGATTTTGACAACTACTACATTAAGCGCTCCTATGTTCGCGATGACATTGAATATGTTTTCTTCTTCCATCACATGACTTCAACTCATTTGGCAGCTAGAAAAGAAGCCTATGACAAATTCGACACTCTGCTTTGCACAGGACCTCATCAAGTAAAAGAAGTTAGACAAGCAGAAAAAATATATAACCTGTCTGCAAAAAACCTTGTCGAGTGCGGTTATCCGTTGCTTGACGAAGAGATTGAAGCATTCTCAGAACTGACTTCGGGTAATGACAAGCCAACAATTTTGATTGCACCATCATGGCAAGAGGATTGCATTTTAGACTCGTGCATTGATGACATGCTCAAATCGATGCTCGGACGTGGTTGGAAAATTATTGTGAGACCACATCCAGAATACACAAAACGTTATGGAGCACGTTGGAAAGCACTTCAAGCAAATTATGAAAATGTGTCAGAAGATGAACTCTATTTCGAAAAAGACTTTTCGTCAAACAAAACAATTTTTTCTTCCGACATTTTGATCACTGACTGGTCTTCAGTCTCAGCAGAATTCGCATTTTCAACATGCAAACCAGTCGTTTTCATGGACACTAAAATGAAGGTTTCAAATCCTAATTGGAAAGATTTAGGAATTGAACCAGTCGACATCACACTTCGCAATGAGATTGGAAAATCACTTGACCCTGCTAAAGCAAACGAAATTGGCGATGTGCTTGCTGAAATGATTGAGCATCAAAGCAGCTGGCATGACAAAATCAAAGAAATTCGCAATAAAACGATTTTTAACATCGGTGAATCTGCCAACGTTGCAGGCGAATATTTACTGCAGGAAATATTAACTAAGCAGGCAGAAAAACATGAGGAAGAGAAAGGTGATTAG
- a CDS encoding hemolysin family protein produces the protein MGYNVVTLLMELTFTLNDVDISSLSDTQRRMIEDIVHLGSTVASEICTPRVDMINVDCDESVRVAMERMRGTGYSRLPVTHSDSDEIVGIVHYKDLISAALDGDSDISCSKFMYRPKYVPESKDVIKLLEEMQVEHCQMAIVIDEYGGTEGLITVEDIVEEIVGEIVDETDDEEALLERINDTTWRVDGKCPVKFAEQYGWPVKEAEDYETIAGWLLDEIDSVPTAGEEFEFDGYSFKIEKMRRNRIQSIRIEKQA, from the coding sequence TTGGGTTATAATGTAGTGACGCTTCTCATGGAACTAACTTTCACGTTAAACGATGTTGACATATCCAGTTTGAGCGACACGCAACGTCGCATGATTGAAGACATTGTGCATCTGGGCAGCACAGTGGCTAGTGAAATTTGCACGCCTCGCGTTGACATGATAAACGTTGACTGCGATGAAAGCGTGAGAGTTGCCATGGAGCGTATGCGCGGAACTGGATATTCTCGTCTACCAGTCACACATTCCGACAGCGATGAGATTGTTGGAATTGTTCATTACAAGGATTTAATATCGGCCGCCCTCGACGGCGATTCTGATATTTCATGTTCAAAATTCATGTATCGACCGAAATATGTTCCGGAGTCAAAAGATGTAATTAAGCTTCTTGAAGAAATGCAAGTTGAGCATTGCCAGATGGCAATTGTGATTGATGAATATGGTGGAACAGAGGGTCTCATCACCGTTGAAGACATTGTGGAAGAAATTGTTGGCGAAATTGTAGACGAAACTGACGATGAAGAAGCTCTACTCGAGCGCATTAACGACACAACGTGGCGAGTTGACGGAAAATGCCCTGTTAAGTTTGCTGAGCAGTATGGATGGCCTGTTAAAGAAGCTGAAGATTATGAAACAATTGCAGGGTGGTTGCTCGATGAAATTGACTCTGTCCCAACGGCTGGCGAAGAATTTGAATTTGATGGATATTCTTTCAAAATCGAAAAGATGAGACGAAACAGAATTCAGTCAATACGCATTGAAAAGCAGGCTTAA
- a CDS encoding 4-(cytidine 5'-diphospho)-2-C-methyl-D-erythritol kinase: MKRFSAIAPAKINLTLHVSRKNETDEKHAVETILQTITLHDTLNVSVPENEKDTQEVINKRNRKINDAYGIKESTAQIIKCENIEVCIVVDDLTGQNIKIPISENLVQKTFIACAKKANFKDEMHIEVLLEKNIPVQAGLGGGSSDAAAALIISKELFSLSDEDITEVAKELGSDVVFFLKGGCASMSGDGSIFSKELRSKKMPIVLVRPEAGISTAEAYQKFDELDLPGSTYVATSTQEEMCLHNDLQPVAKEMCPAVTDVLKLLSEAAGEDNTLLCGSGSTCFAICKSFEQSRKIASVAQENGYWTRACSCVNMRATIKKEF; this comes from the coding sequence ATGAAGAGATTTAGTGCGATAGCACCAGCAAAAATTAACTTAACACTGCATGTAAGCAGAAAAAATGAAACTGATGAAAAACATGCGGTCGAAACTATTCTTCAAACAATTACTCTACATGACACATTAAATGTTTCTGTTCCTGAAAATGAAAAAGACACTCAAGAAGTCATAAATAAACGAAATAGGAAAATAAATGATGCATATGGAATAAAAGAGTCAACTGCCCAAATCATTAAATGCGAAAACATCGAGGTCTGCATTGTTGTAGATGACCTAACTGGTCAAAACATTAAGATTCCTATTTCAGAAAACCTGGTTCAGAAAACTTTCATTGCTTGCGCAAAAAAAGCAAATTTTAAAGATGAAATGCACATAGAAGTTTTGTTAGAAAAAAACATACCTGTGCAGGCCGGGCTAGGTGGGGGGTCTAGCGACGCCGCAGCTGCTCTAATAATCTCAAAAGAACTGTTTAGCCTATCAGATGAAGACATCACAGAAGTTGCAAAAGAACTAGGTTCAGACGTTGTATTCTTTTTAAAGGGTGGCTGTGCATCAATGAGTGGCGACGGCTCAATTTTCTCTAAAGAATTGCGGTCGAAGAAAATGCCGATAGTCCTTGTTAGACCTGAAGCTGGAATTTCAACAGCAGAGGCCTACCAAAAATTTGATGAATTAGATCTTCCAGGCAGCACTTATGTTGCCACCTCAACTCAAGAAGAAATGTGCTTGCATAACGACTTGCAGCCAGTTGCAAAGGAAATGTGTCCTGCCGTCACAGATGTTCTTAAATTGCTGTCAGAAGCTGCGGGCGAAGATAACACCCTCCTGTGCGGAAGTGGTTCAACATGTTTTGCAATTTGCAAATCTTTCGAGCAGTCAAGAAAAATTGCCTCCGTTGCTCAAGAGAATGGTTATTGGACACGGGCTTGCAGCTGCGTGAACATGCGAGCAACAATTAAAAAAGAATTCTAG
- a CDS encoding TrkH family potassium uptake protein — MWSRYTFEDVRVIVHYLGFLLIGSAVIMLPSVVTAIVFQEWNPLARYTTSIGACIAIGAILSLAKVSPEKLTKQQAVAVTGFSWMFLSIAASFTLYYSGHFVQYTDALFDAVSGYTTTGASVLVDLDHLSNADNMFRFMMHFTGGLGIIVVALSLGIFGKGTSTALFQGEGRDEHVIPNIVAATRFIIRITLIIVMFSTLVLFLLMVHDGLEPSRAFLQSLWMSISAYTTGGFSPMSDSLMYYNSLSIEFVCMLVMIIGTVSFNIIYWIFKGKPMMFFNDIETKTGAIWLVIMMIIFTATATQSNYFNTLPSLIHRGTFTIITAFSTTGLTVLNQTQLNAVLSSGAFITLALIMAVGGSAGSTAGGIKFVRIGVIFKSLVLTIKEAVSPSTAKLSMHYLHTGRRVLDATTVKNSMTIFVLFIIAFVIGTLAGITHGYDATKSMFESITLTSNGGITCGIANAGMPISLEVIYIILMWAGRLEFIALLAIIAQSIASFKPNKRILKREGRSSKFMNPKFSDDELQKS; from the coding sequence ATGTGGTCACGTTATACATTTGAAGATGTGAGAGTGATTGTGCACTACCTTGGGTTTTTGCTAATCGGATCTGCAGTAATAATGCTGCCGTCAGTTGTAACAGCGATTGTTTTCCAAGAATGGAATCCGTTGGCAAGATACACAACTTCAATTGGGGCATGCATTGCAATAGGTGCCATTTTAAGCCTTGCCAAAGTGTCGCCCGAAAAACTCACCAAACAGCAGGCAGTTGCAGTCACAGGTTTTTCCTGGATGTTTTTGTCAATTGCTGCTTCATTTACGCTTTACTATTCAGGGCATTTTGTGCAATACACCGACGCACTTTTCGATGCTGTTTCAGGCTACACCACGACAGGTGCCTCAGTTTTGGTCGACCTTGATCATCTATCTAACGCCGACAACATGTTTCGTTTCATGATGCACTTCACCGGGGGCCTTGGAATTATTGTAGTTGCACTTTCGCTCGGAATCTTCGGAAAAGGAACCTCTACGGCTCTATTCCAAGGCGAAGGAAGAGATGAACACGTTATCCCCAACATAGTCGCCGCCACGCGTTTCATCATTAGAATCACATTAATCATTGTTATGTTTTCAACACTTGTGCTTTTTTTGCTGATGGTTCACGACGGACTTGAGCCATCGCGCGCTTTTCTGCAATCTTTGTGGATGTCAATTTCAGCGTATACAACAGGTGGGTTTTCACCAATGAGTGATTCGCTAATGTATTACAACTCACTGTCGATTGAATTTGTGTGCATGCTTGTAATGATTATTGGCACTGTGAGCTTCAACATCATATATTGGATTTTCAAGGGCAAGCCAATGATGTTTTTTAATGACATCGAAACGAAAACGGGTGCTATCTGGCTCGTAATAATGATGATTATATTCACCGCTACGGCAACACAAAGCAACTATTTCAACACGCTACCATCTTTGATACACCGCGGCACATTTACGATTATCACGGCTTTTTCAACCACAGGCCTAACCGTTTTAAACCAGACTCAACTAAACGCGGTTCTGTCGTCTGGGGCTTTCATCACACTTGCCTTGATTATGGCTGTCGGTGGATCTGCAGGAAGCACCGCGGGCGGCATCAAGTTTGTGAGAATTGGGGTTATTTTCAAATCACTTGTGCTGACGATAAAAGAAGCCGTTTCGCCATCAACAGCAAAACTATCAATGCACTACCTTCACACAGGAAGGCGAGTTCTAGACGCGACCACCGTTAAAAATTCAATGACGATTTTTGTCTTGTTCATCATTGCATTTGTGATTGGAACTCTTGCAGGAATCACCCATGGATACGACGCAACAAAGTCGATGTTTGAATCGATTACGCTGACATCAAATGGAGGAATCACATGTGGCATCGCAAATGCTGGAATGCCAATTAGCCTTGAGGTCATCTACATTATTTTAATGTGGGCTGGACGTTTAGAATTTATCGCGTTGCTGGCAATCATTGCCCAATCTATAGCGAGCTTTAAGCCTAATAAACGAATACTTAAGCGTGAGGGACGATCATCTAAATTCATGAACCCCAAGTTTTCAGATGACGAGTTGCAGAAGAGTTAA
- the rsgA gene encoding ribosome small subunit-dependent GTPase A, with product MEKVAEVIKLDRGLPLVELQSRDEGFNDLKGELQTGKTCVSKKLRAEFCAKMSKKKQALTIGDLVEVTLTNNQENAIINRILPRKTELYRNDPVNRNKKQALAANFDRIAICSVASELNFSHIARMLVISKNANIPTDLIITKCDLSKPNLGEVKEFLPAFDNIYKTELNGLSAKCKRLTICEIESNDNLTIEEEHFEIERLFEKSVTTILVGKSGAGKSSLINGIAEEELCLRGEVREFDDKGRHTTVSREIIELTDNHRVVDMPGLRSIGMIDCVNGIEKAFPEIAKLSHQCKFRDCTHTSEPGCAVINAVSERLLTSWHELTSENQMNSSEKHRF from the coding sequence GTGGAAAAAGTTGCTGAAGTAATCAAGCTCGATCGTGGTCTCCCCTTAGTGGAACTGCAATCTAGGGACGAAGGCTTCAACGATTTAAAGGGTGAATTGCAAACCGGAAAGACATGTGTTTCGAAAAAACTGCGAGCGGAATTCTGTGCGAAAATGTCGAAAAAAAAGCAGGCGCTAACAATAGGGGACTTGGTTGAAGTCACGCTTACCAACAACCAAGAAAACGCAATCATAAATCGAATTCTTCCGCGAAAAACTGAACTGTATCGAAACGACCCAGTTAATCGCAATAAAAAACAAGCACTAGCAGCAAATTTTGACAGAATTGCAATTTGCTCTGTTGCTTCCGAACTAAATTTCTCTCATATCGCAAGAATGCTCGTAATATCTAAAAACGCAAACATCCCAACAGATTTAATAATTACTAAATGCGACCTATCAAAACCTAACCTAGGCGAAGTGAAAGAATTTCTGCCTGCTTTCGACAACATTTACAAAACTGAATTAAATGGACTGTCAGCAAAATGCAAGCGTCTTACAATTTGTGAAATAGAGAGTAACGATAATTTGACGATTGAAGAAGAACATTTTGAAATAGAGAGGTTATTCGAAAAAAGCGTAACAACAATTTTAGTTGGAAAATCGGGAGCAGGAAAATCATCATTAATCAACGGAATAGCAGAAGAAGAATTGTGCCTGCGAGGCGAAGTGCGTGAATTTGACGACAAAGGTCGTCACACAACTGTTTCACGTGAAATAATCGAGCTAACAGACAATCACAGAGTTGTTGACATGCCTGGGCTTCGCTCAATAGGAATGATTGACTGCGTAAATGGGATTGAAAAAGCTTTTCCAGAAATAGCAAAACTATCACATCAATGCAAATTTCGCGATTGCACTCACACATCTGAACCAGGATGTGCTGTTATAAATGCTGTGAGCGAAAGACTGCTCACCAGTTGGCATGAACTGACGAGCGAAAACCAAATGAACTCTAGTGAAAAGCATCGCTTCTAA